Proteins from a genomic interval of Streptomyces sp. SID8374:
- a CDS encoding BTAD domain-containing putative transcriptional regulator — MPLGPPKQRAVLALLASRAGEVVGVDNIVDGLWAGDIPQTATNGVHTYVAGLRRALEPGRSRREAGAILTSVSGGYCLRMDPEQVDATLFTRRHARARRERTGGSPDEAVRWYEEALALWHGDAYSGIPGPFAAVERTRLRDLRLTAVEEWAADMLEAGRHAEAVAELSTAVGEEPLREKLRWLLMLTLYRSGRQAHALAVYTETRQLLSRELGIEPGAELRSLHQQILAGHPTLRREAEGAAPRPVRRPPRGTPDLSRPVQLPPLARGFVGRTEELDRLEGLLDDERSGYGASTPIAVVDGPPGVGKTAFVLELAHRLLDRFPDGQLYVDLCGTGRQGRPLNASDALEQLLASLGVESSRMPADVAGRTTLYRSLLHGRRMLVVLDEALSADQLRPLIPRGSSCVLATSRQRFSGLAARDGAHVLTMGPLADHDAAILLTSLCGGRLRGQEAAAVRLVRLCGGLPLALRIAAEELAANPTVPLSAIVERFAAACAERESPRNREAALIRLVEWESGTGRETPGHVQVDMGDVRTVVLR, encoded by the coding sequence GTGCCTCTGGGGCCGCCCAAGCAGCGCGCGGTGCTCGCCCTGCTCGCCAGCAGGGCGGGTGAGGTGGTCGGCGTCGACAACATCGTCGACGGGCTCTGGGCGGGCGACATCCCGCAGACCGCGACCAACGGGGTCCACACCTATGTGGCCGGGCTGCGGCGGGCACTGGAGCCCGGGCGCAGCAGACGGGAGGCGGGGGCGATCCTCACCTCGGTCTCCGGCGGCTACTGCCTGCGGATGGACCCGGAGCAGGTGGACGCCACGCTCTTCACCCGTCGCCACGCGCGGGCCCGCAGGGAGCGGACCGGGGGGAGCCCGGACGAGGCCGTGCGGTGGTACGAGGAGGCCCTCGCGCTCTGGCACGGCGACGCGTACTCCGGCATCCCGGGGCCGTTCGCCGCCGTGGAGCGGACCCGGCTGCGGGACCTGCGGCTGACCGCCGTCGAGGAGTGGGCCGCCGACATGCTGGAGGCGGGGCGCCACGCGGAGGCGGTCGCCGAACTCTCCACCGCCGTGGGTGAGGAGCCGCTGCGCGAGAAGCTGCGCTGGCTGCTGATGCTCACCCTCTACCGCAGCGGACGCCAGGCGCACGCGCTGGCCGTCTACACCGAGACGCGGCAGCTGCTCAGCCGGGAGCTGGGCATCGAGCCGGGCGCCGAACTGCGCAGCCTGCACCAGCAGATCCTGGCCGGCCACCCCACGCTGCGCCGGGAGGCGGAGGGGGCGGCGCCCCGCCCCGTGCGAAGACCCCCGAGAGGCACCCCCGACCTCTCAAGACCCGTGCAACTTCCCCCATTGGCACGGGGATTCGTCGGACGGACCGAGGAACTGGACCGTCTGGAGGGGCTGTTGGACGACGAGCGCAGCGGGTACGGGGCGAGCACCCCCATCGCCGTCGTCGACGGACCCCCGGGCGTCGGAAAGACGGCGTTCGTGCTGGAGCTGGCCCACCGGCTGCTGGACCGCTTCCCGGACGGCCAGCTCTACGTCGACCTGTGCGGCACCGGCCGCCAGGGCCGGCCGCTGAACGCCTCGGACGCACTGGAACAACTCCTGGCGAGCCTCGGTGTCGAGAGCTCCCGGATGCCCGCCGATGTGGCCGGCCGCACCACCCTCTACCGCAGTCTGCTGCACGGCCGCCGCATGCTCGTGGTCCTCGACGAGGCCCTCAGCGCCGACCAGTTGAGGCCCCTCATACCGCGCGGCTCCTCCTGCGTCCTGGCCACCAGCAGGCAGCGGTTCAGCGGGCTGGCCGCCCGCGACGGCGCCCATGTGCTCACGATGGGACCCCTGGCCGACCATGACGCGGCGATCCTGCTCACCAGCCTCTGCGGGGGCCGCCTCCGGGGACAGGAGGCGGCCGCGGTGCGGCTGGTGCGGCTGTGCGGCGGTCTGCCGCTGGCCCTGCGGATCGCGGCCGAGGAGCTGGCGGCCAACCCCACCGTCCCGCTCTCCGCCATCGTCGAGAGGTTCGCCGCCGCCTGCGCGGAGCGCGAGTCGCCCAGGAACCGTGAGGCGGCCCTGATCCGCCTGGTCGAGTGGGAGTCCGGGACCGGCCGGGAGACGCCCGGCCACGTACAGGTGGACATGGGCGACGTCCGCACCGTCGTCCTGCGGTAG
- a CDS encoding serine hydroxymethyltransferase codes for MPEPVFSQAELAQRGAAALSVADPELARLLDAEVVQQHATLAMVASTSIADPSVLAAAGSALSNVTAEGYPGARYHPGAAQFDLVERLAVERAKQAFGAVYANVQPHSCSSANQAVLAALVRPGGTILALDLDSGGHLTHGSPASVTGMHYKAVHYGLDGEGRIDYAQVAALAELHRPSVLIAGASAHPRTLDFARFRAIADSVGAYLVADISHIAGLVAAGEHPTPVDLAHATTTSTYKQLGGPRGGLILIGREHATPGPDGRTPLSRLMQRAVFPLSQGTPNPAAIAAKARALALVAEPAFKETMRLVVDNAAALADALSALGHRVLTGGTDNHMVLIDLTGRPMTGVVAERALEECGILANRNRVPDDTRPPLVTSGLRLGTNILAQRGMGPAGMRSCAALLHRVLEATTVRGEREYVLDAGERDAVRTGVAELCARHPLPLGAPAPAASGAGVPAPAASGARAGGVA; via the coding sequence GTGCCTGAACCCGTCTTCTCGCAGGCGGAGTTGGCCCAGCGGGGGGCGGCCGCGCTGAGCGTGGCCGACCCCGAGCTGGCGCGGCTGCTGGACGCCGAGGTGGTGCAGCAGCACGCGACGCTCGCGATGGTGGCCTCCACCAGCATCGCGGACCCCTCGGTGCTGGCGGCCGCCGGATCGGCGCTCTCCAATGTCACGGCCGAGGGGTACCCGGGGGCCCGCTACCACCCGGGGGCGGCGCAGTTCGACCTGGTGGAGCGGCTCGCCGTGGAGCGGGCCAAGCAGGCCTTCGGCGCGGTGTACGCCAATGTGCAGCCGCACTCCTGCTCCTCGGCCAACCAGGCGGTGCTGGCCGCGCTGGTCCGCCCCGGCGGGACGATTCTCGCCCTGGACCTGGACTCCGGGGGGCACCTCACCCACGGCTCCCCGGCCTCGGTGACCGGGATGCACTACAAGGCCGTGCACTACGGCCTGGACGGCGAGGGCCGGATCGACTACGCGCAGGTGGCGGCGCTGGCCGAGCTGCACCGGCCGAGCGTGCTCATCGCGGGGGCCAGTGCCCACCCCCGTACGCTGGACTTCGCGCGCTTCCGGGCGATCGCGGACTCGGTGGGCGCGTACCTGGTGGCGGACATCTCGCACATCGCGGGGCTGGTGGCGGCCGGGGAGCATCCGACGCCGGTGGATCTGGCGCACGCGACGACGACCAGTACGTACAAGCAGCTCGGCGGGCCGCGCGGCGGGCTGATCCTGATCGGGCGGGAGCACGCGACGCCCGGCCCGGACGGCCGCACCCCGCTGTCGCGGCTGATGCAGCGGGCCGTCTTCCCGCTGTCGCAGGGCACGCCGAACCCGGCGGCCATCGCGGCGAAGGCCCGGGCCCTCGCGCTGGTCGCGGAGCCCGCCTTCAAGGAGACGATGCGCCTGGTCGTCGACAACGCGGCGGCCCTCGCGGACGCCCTGTCGGCGCTGGGCCACCGGGTCCTGACCGGCGGCACCGACAACCACATGGTGCTGATCGACCTGACCGGCCGCCCCATGACCGGGGTGGTCGCGGAACGGGCCCTGGAGGAGTGCGGCATCCTCGCCAACCGGAACCGGGTCCCGGACGACACGCGGCCACCGCTGGTCACCAGCGGGCTGCGGCTGGGCACCAACATCCTGGCCCAGCGCGGCATGGGCCCGGCCGGGATGCGCAGCTGTGCCGCGCTGCTGCACCGGGTACTGGAGGCAACGACCGTCCGGGGCGAGCGGGAGTACGTCCTCGACGCCGGGGAGCGGGACGCGGTCCGGACGGGGGTGGCGGAGCTGTGCGCCCGCCATCCGCTGCCGCTGGGGGCTCCCGCTCCGGCGGCCTCCGGCGCAGGAGTGCCCGCTCCGGCGGCTTCCGGCGCGCGGGCGGGAGGAGTGGCGTGA
- a CDS encoding non-ribosomal peptide synthetase, which produces MSASDADESRMHLSFGQEQLWFLDQMNPGETTYNVPTAYRLRGPLDLPALEGALNLLVARHDQLRVTLHAVDGVPHQVVAPAEDTPLPVTDLSGLTPEEREQALDKALKAEADTPFDLAAGPVRRFQLFKLADEEHVLSLNYHHIVTDGWSGGVISRDITEAYRQLRAGLTPELPAPAATYADHVERQREQRASGQWESELDFWQERLAGLEALELPADRVRPAEPTRNGETFTVSFPADLLGRARSLAQEQGASLYMVVAAALKVVLARYSGQDDIAIGVPMLGRTDPELEDVVGLFINMTVLRSDLSGGITFAELIERIADNNLDVYDNQDVPFDHVVDRVQPVRDAGRNPLFQIAVQLLGETTTGDALQLDGLETESILVSGGRSRFDLSFSFIEGADRLRLIVEYATDLYDRRRVEAMVQHFRTVLGAAAADPDTPVSKLPLLTEEERRELLEAGRGADFDYPTEPVHATIARIAREHPELVAAVCRGKEMTYAELIRRSGKLARHIRSRGVKQEQVVAIAMDRDLDALVAIVGVMISGAAYTIIDPSHPNARLDHMLRDTAAPLVITRDANVGDLPPSSGWEVLRIDTEWETVEAEADDVPLEEWAEPTSLVYVLYTSGSTGKPKGVMIEQRGLRMFIEAYRRTFGEWGHTDRLLQLPALTFDMSQGEIFAGLISGSAMVLVAPEDASSPESLGALMRDQRVTYAGLSPAILSLVEAEPYPDLKYIMGGAEALPAELVNKWNLPGRQFVNLYGPTEASVATTEYLCEHREWKSSPPIGRPEFSRLHYVVDKEFNLVPVGVPGELLIGGDEGLSRGYLNLPELTDEKFVPDPFLGEGRVYRTGDLVRWTPDLQIDFIGRLDNQVKLRGLRIELGEIESGLLTHPKVRMALVLLREDDGEKQLVGYYTVLGDTSPTVAELRDHLGRTMPEYMVPTAWVELEEFPLTPARKINRAALPAPVSAGGAADSYIAPVTPTEEKVVEVFGTVLAQERVGTGASFFELGGNSLQAMRAVSRLNKHFKVKVNVRLLYGGATVGALATAIDELVAKAGKAATRA; this is translated from the coding sequence ATGAGCGCGTCGGACGCTGACGAGTCCCGTATGCACCTGTCCTTCGGGCAGGAGCAGTTGTGGTTCCTGGACCAGATGAACCCCGGGGAGACCACCTACAACGTCCCCACCGCCTACCGGCTGCGCGGCCCGCTGGACCTGCCCGCGCTGGAGGGGGCGCTCAACCTGCTCGTCGCCCGCCACGACCAGCTGCGGGTGACCCTGCACGCGGTGGACGGCGTCCCGCACCAGGTCGTCGCCCCGGCCGAGGACACCCCGCTGCCGGTCACCGATCTGTCGGGGCTCACGCCCGAGGAGCGGGAGCAGGCACTCGACAAGGCGCTCAAGGCCGAGGCCGACACCCCCTTCGACCTGGCGGCCGGGCCGGTGCGCCGGTTCCAGCTCTTCAAGCTGGCCGACGAGGAGCACGTCCTCTCCCTCAACTACCACCACATCGTCACCGACGGCTGGTCCGGCGGGGTGATCAGCCGGGACATCACCGAGGCGTACCGCCAGCTGCGGGCGGGCCTCACCCCCGAGCTGCCGGCCCCGGCCGCCACCTACGCCGACCATGTGGAGCGCCAGCGCGAGCAGCGCGCCTCGGGGCAGTGGGAGAGCGAGCTGGACTTCTGGCAGGAGCGGCTGGCCGGGCTGGAGGCGCTGGAGCTGCCCGCCGACCGGGTCCGCCCGGCCGAGCCCACCCGTAACGGCGAGACCTTCACCGTCAGCTTCCCGGCCGACCTGCTGGGCCGGGCCCGCTCGCTGGCGCAGGAGCAGGGCGCCTCGCTCTACATGGTGGTGGCGGCCGCGCTCAAGGTGGTGCTGGCCCGGTACAGCGGGCAGGACGACATCGCGATCGGGGTGCCGATGCTCGGCCGTACCGATCCCGAACTCGAAGACGTGGTCGGCCTGTTCATCAATATGACGGTGCTGCGCTCGGACCTCTCCGGCGGGATCACCTTCGCCGAGCTGATCGAGCGGATCGCCGACAACAACCTCGATGTGTACGACAACCAGGACGTGCCCTTCGACCATGTCGTCGACCGGGTGCAGCCGGTACGGGACGCGGGGCGCAACCCGCTGTTCCAGATCGCCGTGCAGCTGCTCGGTGAGACGACGACCGGGGACGCGCTCCAGCTGGACGGGCTGGAGACCGAGTCGATCCTGGTCTCCGGCGGGCGCTCCCGCTTCGACCTCTCCTTCAGCTTCATCGAGGGCGCGGACCGGCTGCGGCTGATCGTGGAGTACGCCACCGACCTGTACGACCGCCGCCGGGTGGAGGCGATGGTCCAGCACTTCCGGACCGTGCTGGGCGCGGCCGCCGCCGACCCGGACACCCCCGTCTCCAAGCTGCCGCTGCTCACCGAGGAGGAGCGGCGCGAGCTGCTGGAGGCCGGGCGCGGGGCCGACTTCGACTACCCGACCGAGCCGGTGCACGCCACCATCGCCCGGATCGCACGGGAGCACCCGGAGCTGGTCGCCGCCGTGTGCCGGGGCAAGGAGATGACGTACGCGGAGCTGATCCGGCGCTCCGGCAAGCTGGCCCGCCACATCCGCTCGCGCGGGGTGAAGCAGGAGCAGGTCGTCGCCATCGCGATGGACCGGGACCTGGACGCACTGGTGGCGATCGTCGGCGTGATGATCTCCGGGGCCGCGTACACGATCATCGACCCCTCGCACCCGAACGCGCGCCTGGACCACATGCTGCGGGACACCGCAGCCCCGCTCGTCATCACCCGGGACGCGAACGTCGGCGATCTGCCGCCCTCCAGCGGGTGGGAGGTGCTGCGGATCGACACCGAGTGGGAGACGGTGGAGGCCGAGGCCGACGACGTACCGCTGGAGGAGTGGGCGGAGCCGACCTCGCTCGTCTATGTCCTCTACACCTCCGGGTCGACCGGCAAGCCCAAGGGCGTGATGATCGAACAGCGCGGGCTGCGCATGTTCATCGAGGCCTACCGGCGCACCTTCGGCGAGTGGGGCCACACCGACCGGCTCCTCCAACTGCCCGCGCTCACCTTCGACATGTCGCAGGGCGAGATCTTCGCCGGGCTGATCAGCGGGTCCGCGATGGTGCTGGTGGCGCCCGAGGACGCCTCGTCGCCGGAGTCGCTGGGGGCGCTCATGCGCGACCAGCGCGTCACCTACGCGGGGCTCTCCCCGGCGATCCTGTCGCTGGTGGAGGCGGAGCCGTACCCGGACCTCAAATACATCATGGGCGGGGCGGAGGCGCTCCCGGCCGAGCTGGTCAACAAGTGGAACCTGCCGGGCCGTCAGTTCGTGAACCTGTACGGGCCGACCGAGGCGTCGGTGGCGACCACGGAGTATCTGTGCGAGCACCGCGAGTGGAAGTCCTCGCCGCCGATCGGGCGCCCGGAGTTCAGCCGGCTGCACTATGTGGTCGACAAGGAGTTCAACCTGGTGCCGGTCGGTGTCCCGGGTGAGCTGCTGATCGGCGGGGACGAGGGGCTCTCGCGCGGCTACCTCAACCTGCCGGAGCTGACGGACGAGAAGTTCGTGCCGGACCCGTTCCTCGGCGAGGGGCGCGTCTACCGCACGGGCGACCTGGTGCGGTGGACGCCCGACCTCCAGATCGACTTCATCGGGCGCCTGGACAACCAGGTGAAGCTGCGCGGTCTGCGCATCGAACTCGGCGAGATCGAGTCGGGGCTGCTGACCCACCCCAAGGTCCGGATGGCGCTGGTGCTGCTGCGCGAGGACGACGGGGAGAAGCAGCTCGTCGGCTACTACACGGTCCTCGGCGACACCTCGCCCACGGTGGCGGAGCTGCGGGACCACCTGGGGCGGACGATGCCCGAGTACATGGTGCCGACCGCCTGGGTGGAGCTGGAGGAGTTCCCGCTGACCCCGGCCCGCAAGATCAACCGGGCGGCGCTGCCCGCCCCGGTCAGCGCGGGCGGTGCGGCGGACTCGTACATCGCGCCCGTCACCCCGACCGAGGAGAAGGTCGTCGAGGTCTTCGGGACCGTGCTGGCCCAGGAGCGCGTCGGGACCGGTGCCAGCTTCTTCGAGCTGGGCGGGAACTCGCTCCAGGCGATGCGGGCGGTGAGCCGCCTGAACAAGCACTTCAAGGTGAAGGTCAACGTCCGGCTGCTGTACGGCGGTGCCACGGTCGGCGCGCTCGCGACGGCGATCGACGAGCTGGTGGCGAAGGCCGGAAAGGCGGCGACCCGTGCCTGA
- a CDS encoding alpha/beta fold hydrolase yields MTGIPTDSLVPLRTGGGLPPVYCVHPVSGSPYCYTDLAARLDPGSPVFGFEAPGFDGIDEPAQSIRELAEVHTATLRAARPHGPYQLLGWSLGGVVAFEMARLLAAEGEEVPLLVVIDAALPGTQPFPPGPALVRYFLHDFLGLVSGGAPQLDRALAKLGPEAGPQERLEAIADSGTVPEEFDAEFLLERFTLFRAHAHAMVDHVIDGVHDGPTTLVRAEESEPHLLLWEPYASRLDQHTVPGDHHSIWREPGLVAIAEIVNQALRRGASG; encoded by the coding sequence GTGACCGGCATCCCCACCGACAGCCTGGTCCCGCTCCGCACGGGCGGCGGCCTGCCGCCCGTGTACTGCGTCCACCCGGTCTCCGGTTCGCCGTACTGCTACACCGACCTGGCCGCGCGCCTCGACCCCGGCTCCCCCGTGTTCGGCTTCGAGGCCCCCGGGTTCGACGGGATCGACGAACCGGCCCAGTCGATCCGGGAGTTGGCCGAGGTGCATACGGCCACGCTCCGGGCGGCCCGCCCGCACGGGCCCTACCAGCTGCTCGGCTGGTCCCTGGGCGGTGTCGTGGCCTTCGAGATGGCCCGGCTGCTGGCCGCCGAGGGGGAGGAGGTGCCGCTGCTGGTCGTCATCGACGCGGCGCTGCCCGGCACCCAGCCCTTCCCGCCGGGGCCCGCGCTGGTGCGGTACTTCCTCCATGACTTCCTGGGGCTGGTGAGCGGCGGGGCGCCGCAGCTGGACCGGGCGCTGGCGAAGCTCGGCCCGGAGGCGGGCCCGCAGGAGCGGCTGGAGGCCATCGCGGACTCGGGGACCGTACCGGAGGAGTTCGACGCGGAGTTCCTGCTGGAGCGGTTCACCCTGTTCCGGGCGCATGCCCACGCGATGGTGGACCACGTCATCGACGGGGTCCACGACGGGCCGACCACCCTGGTCAGGGCCGAGGAGTCGGAGCCGCACCTGCTGCTCTGGGAGCCGTACGCGAGCAGACTCGACCAGCACACCGTGCCGGGCGACCACCACTCCATCTGGCGGGAACCGGGGCTCGTGGCCATCGCGGAGATCGTCAACCAGGCACTGCGCAGGGGAGCTTCGGGGTGA
- a CDS encoding MFS transporter produces the protein MSEDSSRKDADTATAKEAEPPPPRSLWHNRDFMVFWVGEGLSLYGTQIANLALPLTAVLVFQVGPEQLGMLRFAQLVPFLALALVFGVWVDRVRKRPVMLGANIVRMVLIGLVPLLYHFGLLTLPLLYVLAFGVGTAAVLFDVSWMSYVPVLVKDKRSLLEANTKLNATLSSADVAGPGIAGTLVTAFSAPAAMAANAFSYALSVISLLLVRAPEPEPPARTEKRRLRAELAEGLRWVFGNRWLRAIGLVGCSCNFFLTMVQSLFLLYAVRDKELSAATVGFVMGAAAVGGLLGALIAGMVVRRLSVGTAYRVSVSIIFLGPLLIPAAGGPSWLLVGLFVASFFLEYFGSSISNVIIVSLRQSITPQPLMGRMTAAMRMLLYGGGALGGPVGGLLAGVLGLHAALWVAGVLSAAMLVPIFLSPVGKLRTMPTGPEELPA, from the coding sequence GTGAGCGAGGACAGCAGCCGCAAGGACGCGGACACCGCCACCGCGAAGGAGGCCGAGCCCCCGCCACCCCGGAGCCTGTGGCACAACCGGGACTTCATGGTGTTCTGGGTGGGCGAGGGCCTCTCCCTGTACGGCACCCAGATAGCCAACCTCGCCCTGCCGCTCACCGCGGTCCTGGTCTTCCAGGTCGGGCCCGAGCAGCTCGGCATGCTCCGCTTCGCCCAGCTGGTGCCGTTCCTGGCGCTCGCGCTCGTCTTCGGCGTCTGGGTGGACCGGGTGCGCAAGCGCCCGGTGATGCTGGGCGCCAACATCGTGCGGATGGTCCTCATCGGCCTGGTGCCGCTGCTGTACCACTTCGGGCTGCTGACCCTGCCCCTGCTGTACGTGCTGGCGTTCGGGGTCGGCACGGCGGCGGTGCTCTTCGACGTCAGCTGGATGAGTTACGTACCGGTGCTGGTGAAGGACAAGCGCAGTCTGCTGGAGGCCAACACCAAGCTCAACGCCACCCTGTCGTCGGCCGATGTGGCGGGCCCCGGGATCGCGGGCACGCTGGTCACCGCCTTCTCGGCGCCCGCGGCGATGGCCGCCAACGCCTTCTCGTACGCCCTGTCGGTGATCTCGCTGCTGCTGGTCCGGGCGCCGGAGCCGGAGCCGCCCGCGCGCACCGAGAAGCGGCGGCTGCGCGCGGAGCTGGCGGAGGGGCTGCGCTGGGTGTTCGGCAACCGGTGGCTGCGCGCGATCGGGCTGGTCGGCTGCTCCTGCAACTTCTTCCTGACCATGGTGCAGTCGCTGTTCCTGCTGTACGCGGTGCGGGACAAGGAGCTGTCGGCGGCGACCGTCGGCTTCGTGATGGGCGCGGCGGCGGTGGGCGGCCTGCTCGGGGCGCTGATCGCCGGGATGGTGGTGCGCCGCCTCTCGGTGGGCACGGCCTACCGGGTCTCGGTCTCCATCATCTTCCTGGGCCCGCTGCTGATCCCGGCGGCGGGCGGCCCCTCGTGGCTGCTGGTGGGGCTGTTCGTCGCCTCGTTCTTCCTCGAATACTTCGGCTCCAGCATCTCCAACGTGATCATCGTGAGCCTGCGGCAGAGCATCACCCCGCAGCCGCTGATGGGCCGGATGACGGCCGCGATGCGGATGCTGCTGTACGGCGGCGGGGCGCTCGGCGGGCCGGTCGGCGGGCTGCTGGCCGGGGTGCTGGGGCTGCACGCTGCGCTGTGGGTGGCGGGGGTGCTGTCGGCGGCGATGCTCGTGCCGATCTTCCTGTCGCCGGTCGGGAAGCTGCGCACGATGCCGACGGGGCCGGAGGAGCTTCCGGCCTGA
- a CDS encoding non-ribosomal peptide synthetase: MTPRHRDGSAPPALLPTDRPRRSEPAGCTARQRVVLDKAAGAAPEELLLAGFAALLHRYTGQEEFGFRVRTPSVGSFRLSCTIDEGTTPADLSRSVLERREPVADGEKPPTDFELVLQERSGGAYPHRIVQLRYDATLFDQETVLRLLTHFRTLVEDALDRPDTAVSRLRLLTDGELRRTLVEWNDTAAELPHDRCLHEAFEEQAAADPGALALIRGTEEWTYGEVNAAANRLARHLRGLGAGVGGRVGICLDRSPDLLVAVLGVLKSGSAYVPLDPDYPEQRIAAMVTGTSCAVIVSRSGLASRLAGAGPRIVELDRDAEQWAGAPAGNVSSGVAPGNLAYVIHTSGSTGAPKPIALRHQGVMNNIADLNSRYSVGPGDRVLALSSPSFDMSVYEFLGLTAAGGTVVLPEPALAKDPQHWADLLATHRITVWNSAPALLELVVDQLEQSGAPPLHALRLALLGGDWVPLSLPDRTRRAAPGLRFVALGGATESSIHSTLYEVGEVDPGWTSIPYGRPMANQRTYILDAELQPVPPGVAGELHLAGIGLATGYLDRPELTGERFFDWSHGEVSGERLYRTGDVARYGPDGLIELLGRSDFQVKVNGHRIELGEIEAALRSHEAVKEAVVATRRDAAGDLRLVGYVVPRPGRTVRPRVISAHLAGSLPQFMVPGVVLVLDRLPLSANGKTDRKALPAPPPPQDGEASYVAPNSPTEKAVADIFATVLSAPKIGANSSFIAAGGDSLQAMRAVSRLSKHFGIKVNVRLLHGGGTVSGVAAAIDQLLSSAPPNDGGGNR; encoded by the coding sequence GTGACGCCCCGGCACCGGGACGGCTCGGCGCCCCCCGCCCTGCTGCCCACCGACCGGCCGCGCCGGAGCGAGCCCGCCGGGTGCACCGCCCGGCAGCGGGTGGTGCTGGACAAGGCGGCCGGGGCGGCCCCGGAGGAGCTGCTGCTCGCCGGGTTCGCCGCGCTGCTCCACCGGTACACCGGCCAGGAGGAGTTCGGCTTCCGCGTCCGTACCCCAAGCGTGGGCTCCTTCCGGCTGAGCTGCACCATCGACGAGGGGACGACACCGGCGGACCTCTCACGCTCCGTCCTGGAGCGCCGCGAGCCGGTGGCGGACGGCGAGAAGCCGCCGACCGACTTCGAGCTGGTGCTCCAGGAACGCAGCGGCGGGGCCTACCCCCATCGCATCGTCCAACTCCGTTACGACGCGACCCTGTTCGACCAGGAGACCGTCCTGCGCCTGCTCACCCACTTCCGTACGCTGGTGGAGGACGCCCTCGACCGCCCGGACACCGCCGTCTCCCGGCTGCGGCTCCTCACCGACGGCGAGCTGCGCCGCACCCTGGTCGAGTGGAACGACACGGCGGCCGAACTCCCCCACGACCGCTGCCTGCACGAGGCGTTCGAGGAGCAGGCGGCCGCCGACCCCGGGGCCCTCGCACTGATCCGGGGCACGGAGGAGTGGACGTACGGCGAGGTCAACGCGGCGGCGAACCGGCTGGCGCGCCATCTGCGCGGGCTCGGTGCGGGCGTCGGCGGCCGGGTGGGCATCTGCCTGGACCGGTCGCCCGACCTGCTCGTGGCGGTGCTGGGCGTCCTCAAGTCGGGCTCCGCCTATGTGCCGTTGGACCCGGACTATCCGGAGCAGCGGATCGCGGCGATGGTCACCGGCACCTCGTGTGCGGTGATCGTCTCGCGGAGCGGGCTCGCGTCGCGGCTCGCCGGGGCCGGGCCGCGGATCGTGGAGCTGGACCGGGACGCGGAGCAGTGGGCCGGCGCCCCGGCCGGGAACGTCAGCAGCGGGGTGGCGCCCGGGAATCTCGCGTACGTCATCCACACCTCGGGGTCGACCGGCGCGCCCAAGCCGATCGCGCTGCGCCACCAAGGGGTGATGAACAACATCGCGGACCTCAACTCCCGCTACTCCGTGGGACCGGGGGACCGCGTCCTCGCGCTGTCGTCGCCCAGCTTCGACATGTCCGTCTACGAGTTCCTCGGGCTGACGGCGGCCGGGGGCACGGTGGTGCTGCCGGAGCCCGCGCTCGCCAAGGACCCGCAGCACTGGGCCGATCTGCTGGCCACGCACCGGATCACGGTCTGGAACTCGGCGCCCGCCCTCCTCGAACTGGTCGTCGATCAGCTGGAGCAGAGCGGCGCCCCGCCTCTCCACGCCCTGCGCCTGGCCCTGCTGGGCGGCGACTGGGTGCCGCTCTCGCTGCCGGACCGGACGCGCCGGGCCGCTCCCGGGCTCCGGTTCGTGGCGCTGGGCGGGGCCACCGAGTCCTCGATCCACTCCACGCTGTACGAGGTGGGCGAGGTCGATCCCGGGTGGACGAGCATCCCGTACGGGCGTCCGATGGCCAACCAGCGCACGTACATCCTGGACGCCGAACTCCAGCCGGTGCCGCCGGGCGTCGCCGGTGAACTGCACCTGGCAGGGATCGGGTTGGCCACCGGCTATCTCGACCGGCCCGAGCTGACCGGGGAGCGGTTCTTCGACTGGTCCCACGGCGAGGTCAGCGGGGAGCGGCTCTACCGGACGGGCGATGTGGCCCGGTACGGCCCGGACGGGCTGATCGAACTGCTCGGCCGCTCCGACTTCCAGGTCAAGGTGAACGGCCACCGCATCGAACTCGGCGAGATCGAGGCGGCGTTGAGGTCCCATGAGGCGGTGAAGGAGGCCGTCGTCGCCACCCGCAGGGACGCGGCCGGTGATCTGCGGCTGGTCGGGTACGTCGTGCCGCGACCGGGCCGGACGGTCCGGCCCCGGGTGATCAGCGCGCATCTGGCGGGCTCGCTCCCGCAGTTCATGGTGCCGGGCGTCGTCCTCGTCCTGGACCGGCTGCCGCTCTCCGCCAACGGCAAGACCGACCGCAAGGCGCTGCCCGCACCGCCGCCGCCCCAGGACGGGGAGGCCTCCTACGTGGCGCCGAACTCCCCCACGGAGAAGGCGGTTGCCGACATCTTCGCCACCGTGCTGTCGGCCCCCAAGATCGGGGCGAACAGCTCCTTCATCGCCGCCGGCGGGGATTCGCTCCAGGCCATGCGGGCGGTCAGCCGGCTCAGCAAACACTTCGGGATCAAGGTGAACGTACGTCTGCTCCACGGCGGTGGCACCGTCAGCGGTGTCGCCGCCGCCATCGACCAGCTGCTCAGCTCCGCCCCGCCGAACGACGGAGGCGGGAACCGGTGA